TATCGCAGGGGATATCCTCTTTTTTTATAATGATTCCATGAAAAAGAATACTGACATGCCGACAAGAATGATGCCCAATATGCCATAAAACCAGCGTGCCTGCTTCCGCCCTACGTTACGGACAATGAACTGGGCATTTTGAGCAGTGAAAAACCAGTTCCAATCAAGAATTGCCGCTAACAGTGAAGTGACCCCTGCAATGGCAAATATCCCTTGTATGATATATTGACTCATTGATTGATAATTAAGCCATTTCTTCCATAGTGAGCTTGCGCTCACTGTTTTCCACTTCCTCAATGGTCACTTTAATTGTGTTTCCCGGCAGCAGTTCCTCAACAAGTTCCGGCCATTCGATAAAGCAGAGGGCTCCACTGTAAAAATAGTCTTCATATCCCATGTCATAGACTTCGTCCAGTTTCTTGATGCGATAGAAGTCGAAATGGTAAATCAACTCTCCTGCCGTATCTGAACGATATTCATTGA
Above is a window of Bacteroides helcogenes P 36-108 DNA encoding:
- a CDS encoding immunity 17 family protein, whose protein sequence is MSQYIIQGIFAIAGVTSLLAAILDWNWFFTAQNAQFIVRNVGRKQARWFYGILGIILVGMSVFFFMESL
- the tsaE gene encoding tRNA (adenosine(37)-N6)-threonylcarbamoyltransferase complex ATPase subunit type 1 TsaE, translated to MEIRIQSLDQIHEAARQFIEVMGDNTVFALYGKMGAGKTTFIKAVCEELGVSDVITSPTFAIVNEYRSDTAGELIYHFDFYRIKKLDEVYDMGYEDYFYSGALCFIEWPELVEELLPGNTIKVTIEEVENSERKLTMEEMA